In Schizosaccharomyces osmophilus chromosome 1, complete sequence, the genomic window ATTCTCATCAGATTACCTCTTTAGAGTGAACAAATACTCTGGATTGAAGGTTTATTGAGGAGAAATTTTAAACGACATTTCCAAGTGGTAGAAACGCAAAAAAAGTCCAAACTTTTACTGACACATACTTTtgttctcttcttttttctttgaaaccCTTTTTAGACGggtctttcttttgctatAAAATGTCAAACCAAGATGTGGATTTAGACTCCATTATAGATCGCTTGTTGGAGGGTAAGTTAATTCCTAGTTAGCTctggtttgttttgcatgaatgaatttgatAAAGTCGAGTTGATTGCTCGAAAGGTTGTATACAAGCATCCTCACCTGAAaggcttttcctttttcacCTTAtcgaaaaggaaaggaactacctttttttaaaaaaaagttgattATCAGAAATTTAGGAGTATGTTTCAATGTGAAGATAATGAGCCGAGGGTCTTGTTTCTACCAGCGCAGGTTTTCGATCAACTCGAAGGGATCGTCCACCTGTGGGCTTCCGATTCGGCTACTTCTCGACTTCATGCATAAAACCTTGGAGCAATTCacttatttttattctttatcTGCTTCTTTTACTAACTTTCTCGTTTTAGTTCGAGTCAACCGTCCAGGAAAACAAGTTCAGTTGGCTGAGAATGAAATCCGCTTTTTGTGTAACAAAGCCCGTGAAATATTTATAAGCCAACCCATACTACTAGAGTTGGAAGCTCCCCTCAAGATTTGTGGTGATATTCATGGTCAATATTACGACCTTTTACGACTGTTTGAGTATGGTGGCTTCCCACCAGAGGCAAACTACTTGTTTTTGGGTGACTATGTAGACCGCGGTAAGCAAAGTTTGGAGGTCATTTGCTTGTTGCTTGCCTACAAAATTAAGTATCCGgaaaatttctttatccTCCGTGGTAATCATGAATGTGCTAGTATCAACCGTATCTATGGCTTTTACGACGAATGCAAGCGCCGTTACAACATCaaactttggaaaacatttACTGATTGTTTTAACTGCCTTCCAATCGCTGCCATTATTGacgaaaaaatatttactaTGCATGGTGGACTTTCTCCGGATTTGAACTCCATGGACCAAATCCAGCGCATCATGCGCCCCACAGACGTTCCCGACACTGGTCTACTTTGCGACCTTTTGTGGTCCGATCCTGACAATGACCTGACTGGTTGGGGTGACAACGATCGCGGTGTTTCGTTTACATTTGGTCCTGATGTTGTGTCTCGATTTTTGCATAAACACGACATGGATCTTGTTTGTCGAGCACACCAGGTTGTTGAGGACGGCTACCAGTTTTTCTCGAAACGCCAATTGGTCACTTTGTTCAGTGCTCCCAATTATTGTGGTGAATTCGATAATGCTGGTGCTATGATGAGTGTAGATGAAAGTCTTCTTTGCAGTTTCCAGGTACGTTTTTCAATCCTTTCCAAGCGTTCATTGACTAACGAAATTTATAGATATTAAAACCAGcagagaaaaaacaacgTTACAGCGGTTACCAAGGAATGGGTCAGAACTGGCACATAAATACACCTCGGAAAGGTAAGGCAGGAAACTCAAAATAAAGCATTTAATGTTTCTCATTGTTTTCCTGaactttatttattcttttggtCTTTGAATGTGATGAATTAGAAGCtataattgttttttgattccAGCGATTCGCTGTCTTATAACGTTTCACTATCTGTGCCTCTGCATGAGCATTAGTTTGAATAATTAGAGCAACCtggttttatttttgatttcacATTACCTTCGTCTTATCTGTCTATTCTCCCCTAATCCTTAGATGTAACTAAGAATTTAGACCTcaatcttttctcttttcctatcatctatttctattataaaaaatatatatacctcTCTAGGGAGATGAAATCTTACGATAGGTTACTTTACCTACGGTACTTTTTGGCATACAAGGAATAAGCAAACGAGGCTTCCGATGACTTGGATTCGTCCTGCGTTCCTTCTTTTAGTGCTGGATTCCATATCCTTTTAACGATTCGTTTAATCTACTTTAAATTGTTCACATTGTTTTAGCATGAACAACTTTATAACCTCTCAATGTCCGTGGATGAAACTTTTGACCCAGTAGTATTCTTACCATTTTATCCTTTGTACTTTACTGAAACCCAAGCCTTCAACGTCTTTATCTTTACCTATATACTCTGTAAACATTTATATGCCGCTCGAGATCGTTACAGCGTCGGCTGTATCTCTTACTTTAAttaattcaattcattATCTTCTGCTGCTCTATTATACACTTTAGTGACTATTGTAACGGAACCACGTTCACATATCTCGTATTTTGAACTACAATACTATAGAAAACGTCGTTGTGTCCGCCCATTCTTGACAATACGCGGGTTTTTTTACCGATGCATCGCCAATATGTATAAGACGGACAAATCAATCTAGCACAGCAATACAAGACGACCGTACTAATTACAACGATCACCTCTAGTAAATGTGCATTCGTTAAGACCGAATTTCAACAACGGTAGGTTCAAATTTCAAGTGTACTACAGTTTACAGATATAACGCTTCGACAATTACATGACTGAATTTTGAGCCCAAACAGTTTGTAAGAGTGAACCAAATTcgaatttacaaaaacataTAACCAGCTACCGGACAATGAAATTTATACGTGAAAATACCAATTTCTTAAAAGTTATCGCCTAAGTAGAGATTTAGGCATTTCCAGCAGAAGCGGCAGTCTGGGCTTCCTTGTTGGCCTGGACGGTACCACGGTTGGCAAACTTTTGGTTACGACGGAACTTGGCGTCACGGTACTTCAAAGAGTCATAACGGTGCTTTTGAGGGCGCTTGATACCGTTACGGTGAGCcttcttgttttggttGTGCTATTGAAGGGTTAGCCATGTTTCTTTGATATAAAATATCCAAAGTGACTTACATTAGTGTGGTTTTTAGACTTGGCCATTTTGGTTCCTGGATAAAACTACGACACtattcaaaagtaaaataataCTTACAAAAAAGCAGTCACAAATTTGTTGCGCTGCTGTTGACACATAATTTAGTGAGTGCTTTAGGGTTTTGTAAACCCTGTAAATAATAGAAGGCATGCGTAATCgcatttttatgaattaaaacaaaaaaaaaatatgtttGTAAATCATAAGTCGCGAAAAACCGAATGCTGAAACTTCTTGCATGCAGAATAGAACTAAAAAAATGAGATTGACAGAATGAATAGAAATAGCAGTGTGTAAATCTTAATTGGAGAAAAAGTGATGTACAAAATAGGATATGCATTCAACTAACTAAAAGTAAAGATTGTAAGTTATTATTCCTCGCCAGAACCaacttcatcatcatcattgCCCGAGGATGAGCCAACTTCTTCATCGTATTCTTCAGCGACATCACTTTCACTTCCAGCACGgaaatcttcatcttcagaCATAATTTCACCCATTGCTCCATCaccttcttcctcatcatCGTCTGCAAGTGCAGCATTAAGAAGAGATTGTTGAGCCTCGTCAGCCAAGTCATTGTGAATTTTAACATGTTTAGACTCTAAGTAGCGTACGATGGcattttgttcttctctGTTAATATTGGAAAATTGATAGGAAGTTCCGGAAcgcaaagaaaatgttaaATCAAAAGTACGGGAAGCTGAAACCGACATGCCTACACGAGACAAAGTGACACGCGCCAAATCAGCAACGGTAATAAGGATAGTAGGCTTGGGAATAAAGAGTAAATACTTATCAAGAATGTATAATTGACCCTCGTTGGCTTTAAAAGAACACTTCACAGCAGCATGGCCATGGTGGCTCATATAATTTGAGGGCGTGATTACCTTTCTATTCGTCAAGCCTTGGAAAATTTGACTTACGACCTCATATGCTGCCTGATCATAGCTTGTTTTCAACTTATCTGCATATTTTTCGCGTAGTAAACCCTCTTCCATGTTGAGATCAACTTCCATGTCTTCATCTCGAATGAACTGGGTTACAAGGAATGGATAGCGGGTTTGACCTTGGCGTAATGGAGGATCTAAGCCAATTACAAAAGCAACATGTTGTTCGTCGGGTTTTGGAAGTAAGAAGAGACGATTAATAGAACTGTATTCCACTTTATAATCATAAGTCTTACCACGAAGACGCATGGAGGTTTCGTACATATCAATATCATAGCGACCACGAGGAGtcaataaaagaatctcagataaagaaacaatggCATCACCCGCGGCTTGTCCAATGTCTGCACGCTCCTTAATCGATTCGTAAAAGAGATTGGCAGCATTCTGCTCAGTATCTTCGCCTTCGGCAGCATCTTCCTTGGATGTAGTTCCGGGAATGTAGAGACGCATTTCCACCAGTTCGTCCGCTTGAGCAGAAGGTACAGGGGAATCCTTTACATTCGAAAATTCTAATGCTACCTCATTTTTTCCTGAAAGGTTACTATTGTTGACCGAGCTTATGGGAATTTCAAACGCCGGACGAGAGTTCACATTGAAGACGAGCTCTGATCCAAGAAATTCGGAATCTCCCCAATTCCATCCTTTAATagaaaattctttctgttCAATCCCCATGTcataattttgttttataaaattagCCAAGCCATCAAAGTCCTACATCCTTGAGTTAATTTTCATCCCACCATGGCAAACTTGACAACTCACCTCTTGAGCAAACCCATCCAAACTGACAGGTGATCGattctttaaaataattttcaattcataGCCTCTAGCAAAATGACTCCAGCAAAATCTCCGAATTTCACTTAAAGGTAAAGTGAATGGTTCATTAAGAGCACTTGACTTCCAGCCTAATCCGCTTGGAGCGATTCGAAGTTTTCCTGGCTGTGAACTTagatttaaataaatattatcGTATTGAACAGTTTTAGCTGCCATTTTGAACGCGTAAATGAGAATGCTCTGGAAAACTCAAGTCAAAGGTTGCTTGtctctttgctttttaggACACTTTCGTACCACCTCCTAAAGTGGGTTACGGCTAAATACTGGAATATATCGataatatcgtatacccGTTTCGTTTAATATGATATATGTGATATTTAGTTGTTGAATCAAAAAgtagaaaaggaattttgGGAAAGACTTTCTATAGAGCATGTTTGGATGTAGTGTAGTTGTtatatttaaagaaataagaCTTTTGTATCGTGGGTTTAGTTCACAAACCTTTTAGACCGGATTTATTCTGAAACGCCAAgcaatttacaaaaacaagaatcaAGTATTCACTAGCTAACCAAagcttcaaagaaaaacaacaaggaaagaaaatagaaaagaaataatgaaaggagaaaaagaaacataagTGCATTTTTTGAGATTTTCGGCATGccattatttcttttatctgtttgtttacaaacagATAAAATTAATAATGACAGCTATTCTTTCTGTACCACAATGAAT contains:
- the dis2 gene encoding serine/threonine protein phosphatase PP1 catalytic subunit Dis2 — its product is MSNQDVDLDSIIDRLLEVRVNRPGKQVQLAENEIRFLCNKAREIFISQPILLELEAPLKICGDIHGQYYDLLRLFEYGGFPPEANYLFLGDYVDRGKQSLEVICLLLAYKIKYPENFFILRGNHECASINRIYGFYDECKRRYNIKLWKTFTDCFNCLPIAAIIDEKIFTMHGGLSPDLNSMDQIQRIMRPTDVPDTGLLCDLLWSDPDNDLTGWGDNDRGVSFTFGPDVVSRFLHKHDMDLVCRAHQVVEDGYQFFSKRQLVTLFSAPNYCGEFDNAGAMMSVDESLLCSFQILKPAEKKQRYSGYQGMGQNWHINTPRKGKAGNSK
- the rpl29 gene encoding 60S ribosomal protein L29 — translated: MAKSKNHTNHNQNKKAHRNGIKRPQKHRYDSLKYRDAKFRRNQKFANRGTVQANKEAQTAASAGNA
- the pob3 gene encoding histone H2A-H2B chaperone, FACT complex subunit Pob3, with translation MAAKTVQYDNIYLNLSSQPGKLRIAPSGLGWKSSALNEPFTLPLSEIRRFCWSHFARGYELKIILKNRSPVSLDGFAQEDFDGLANFIKQNYDMGIEQKEFSIKGWNWGDSEFLGSELVFNVNSRPAFEIPISSVNNSNLSGKNEVALEFSNVKDSPVPSAQADELVEMRLYIPGTTSKEDAAEGEDTEQNAANLFYESIKERADIGQAAGDAIVSLSEILLLTPRGRYDIDMYETSMRLRGKTYDYKVEYSSINRLFLLPKPDEQHVAFVIGLDPPLRQGQTRYPFLVTQFIRDEDMEVDLNMEEGLLREKYADKLKTSYDQAAYEVVSQIFQGLTNRKVITPSNYMSHHGHAAVKCSFKANEGQLYILDKYLLFIPKPTILITVADLARVTLSRVGMSVSASRTFDLTFSLRSGTSYQFSNINREEQNAIVRYLESKHVKIHNDLADEAQQSLLNAALADDDEEEGDGAMGEIMSEDEDFRAGSESDVAEEYDEEVGSSSGNDDDEVGSGEE